From a single Azospirillum fermentarium genomic region:
- a CDS encoding elongation factor G has product MPHSQVPTVRCAALAGPYLSGKTTLLESLLSATGAIGRKGSVRDGNAVGDASPEAKARQMSVEINVAGCEYLGERWQFLDCPGSVELGYETQCALMACDVAVVVAEPQAEKAVILAPLFKFLDDNGIPHILFINKVDTLGDLRIRDVVQAYQAVSSRPLVLREVPVREGDRITGYVDLVSERAYHFNPHKPSDLMALPDSVRDREGEARQEMLEALSDFDDSLLEQLLEDVRPDPGTVYEQFAKDLAQDLVVPVFLGSAENDGGIRRLLKALRHEAPDVATTAERLSIPDGGTVVQPFKTLNAAHTGKLSIARVWWGTVTDGMALGGERVSGLYRLMGKDQQKLAQAAVGDVVALGRLDKAATGDLLTDKGNQGRAENWPEVPPPVFGLALHAENRNDEVKLSAAIQKLIEEDPSLRFEQTAGTGEMVLWGHGDIHLHIAMDRLRSKFNVAVKGRAPQVPYRESIRKGTSHHARFKRQTGGHGQFADIQVDIAPQERGAGIAFLDAVVGGAVPRQYIPAVEAGVRDYAVQGPLGFPVVDFAVTLTGGQFHAVDSSEMAFKTVARQAMSEAMPKCDPVLLEPVLTVTVAVPSDYTPKVQRLISGRRGQILGYDARPGWQGWDEVKATMPQAEIHDLIVELRSLSLGVGTYTWAFDRLQELTGKAADRAVEQRREALAAV; this is encoded by the coding sequence ATGCCCCATTCCCAAGTGCCCACGGTCCGCTGCGCCGCCCTGGCCGGCCCCTATCTCAGCGGCAAGACGACGCTGCTGGAAAGTCTGCTGTCCGCCACCGGGGCCATCGGCCGCAAGGGCAGCGTGCGGGACGGCAACGCGGTGGGCGACGCGTCGCCGGAAGCCAAGGCCCGGCAGATGAGCGTCGAGATCAATGTCGCCGGCTGCGAGTATCTGGGCGAGCGCTGGCAGTTCCTCGACTGCCCCGGCTCGGTGGAGCTGGGCTACGAGACCCAGTGCGCGCTGATGGCCTGCGACGTGGCGGTGGTGGTGGCCGAGCCGCAGGCGGAAAAGGCGGTGATCCTGGCCCCGCTGTTCAAGTTCCTCGACGACAACGGCATTCCCCACATCCTGTTCATCAACAAGGTGGACACGCTGGGCGACCTGCGCATCCGCGACGTGGTGCAGGCATACCAGGCGGTGTCGTCGCGCCCGCTGGTGCTGCGCGAGGTGCCGGTGCGCGAGGGCGACCGCATCACCGGCTATGTGGATCTGGTCAGCGAGCGGGCCTATCACTTCAACCCGCACAAGCCGTCGGACCTGATGGCCCTGCCCGACTCCGTCAGGGACCGCGAGGGCGAAGCGCGCCAGGAGATGCTGGAGGCGCTGTCCGATTTCGATGATTCCCTGCTGGAACAGCTTCTTGAGGACGTGCGTCCCGACCCCGGCACCGTTTACGAGCAGTTCGCCAAGGATCTGGCCCAGGATCTGGTGGTGCCGGTGTTCCTCGGCTCGGCGGAGAACGACGGCGGCATCCGCCGCCTGCTCAAGGCCCTGCGGCACGAGGCCCCGGACGTGGCCACCACCGCGGAGCGCCTGTCCATCCCCGACGGCGGCACGGTGGTGCAGCCGTTCAAGACGCTCAACGCCGCCCACACCGGCAAGCTCAGCATCGCCCGCGTCTGGTGGGGGACCGTGACCGACGGCATGGCGCTGGGGGGCGAGCGGGTGTCCGGCCTCTACCGCCTGATGGGTAAGGACCAGCAGAAGCTGGCCCAGGCGGCGGTGGGCGACGTGGTGGCGCTGGGCCGGCTGGACAAGGCCGCCACCGGCGACCTGCTGACCGACAAGGGCAACCAGGGCCGGGCGGAAAACTGGCCCGAGGTGCCGCCGCCGGTGTTCGGGCTGGCGCTGCACGCGGAAAACCGCAACGACGAGGTGAAGCTGTCCGCCGCCATCCAGAAGCTGATCGAGGAGGATCCCTCGCTGCGCTTCGAACAGACGGCGGGCACGGGCGAGATGGTGCTGTGGGGCCATGGCGACATCCACCTGCACATCGCCATGGACCGGCTGCGCAGCAAGTTCAACGTGGCGGTCAAGGGCCGCGCCCCCCAGGTGCCGTACCGGGAAAGCATCCGCAAGGGCACGTCCCACCACGCCCGCTTCAAGCGCCAGACCGGCGGCCACGGGCAGTTCGCCGACATCCAGGTGGACATCGCCCCGCAGGAGCGCGGGGCGGGGATCGCCTTCCTCGACGCGGTGGTGGGCGGGGCGGTGCCGCGCCAGTACATCCCGGCGGTGGAGGCCGGGGTGCGGGACTACGCGGTGCAGGGGCCGCTGGGCTTTCCGGTGGTGGATTTCGCCGTCACCCTGACCGGCGGGCAGTTCCACGCGGTGGATTCGTCGGAAATGGCGTTCAAGACCGTGGCCCGGCAGGCCATGAGCGAAGCCATGCCCAAATGCGATCCCGTGCTGCTGGAGCCGGTGCTGACCGTGACCGTCGCCGTGCCGTCGGATTACACGCCCAAGGTCCAGCGGCTGATCAGCGGGCGGCGCGGCCAGATCCTGGGCTATGACGCCCGGCCCGGCTGGCAGGGGTGGGACGAGGTGAAGGCCACCATGCCGCAGGCGGAAATCCACGATCTGATCGTGGAGCTGCGGTCGCTGTCGCTGGGGGTCGGCACCTACACCTGGGCGTTCGACCGGCTGCAGGAGCTGACCGGCAAGGCCGCCGACCGGGCGGTGGAACAACGGCGCGAGGCGCTGGCCGCCGTCTGA
- a CDS encoding GGDEF domain-containing protein — translation MLSAILNSLFFISDWRFQGTEHFFVAVPARGVVVAVALVCLILIGRAGSMAAAQRVMGLWQAGTAVPVAFLVSSHSDLAFLVVFMLPAIFYLAVPAPFRQTVAGGAGCSALMLAGYLLPVPLPPTVTGLVLGMVMLNAALLLTVVRSNRLRRLEWAAAEAERRTKEELAASRAMLETMFMAAPLPLVVTARADGAILRANQAAYRFFGGDPAALGIETMAEIYSDPLQRGALLKEMERCGRVDGFEARVRLAGGDLRDVLIAASPIVVNGEEQLMAGVVDITSRKEMEAHLERLATTDPLTGLANRYRFFGVAEQEITRAARYDRPLAVLMADLDHFKRINDTCGHEAGDYVLTAFAALCRQILRPSDQIARFGGEEFALLLPETGLPGAVALAERLRAATETLSVPDGRLRASTSIGVTVVHPGESSVDTALSRADRALYAAKQGGRNRVCVSDEDAVAETAGE, via the coding sequence TTGCTTTCTGCGATCCTGAACAGCCTGTTTTTTATCAGCGACTGGCGGTTCCAGGGGACGGAGCACTTTTTTGTCGCGGTGCCCGCGCGGGGGGTGGTGGTTGCGGTTGCGCTGGTCTGCCTGATCCTGATCGGGCGGGCGGGCAGCATGGCCGCGGCGCAACGGGTGATGGGGCTGTGGCAGGCGGGCACGGCGGTGCCGGTGGCCTTTCTGGTCAGTTCCCACAGCGATCTGGCCTTTCTGGTGGTGTTCATGCTGCCGGCGATCTTCTATCTGGCGGTCCCGGCGCCGTTCCGGCAGACGGTGGCCGGCGGGGCGGGGTGCAGCGCGCTGATGCTGGCGGGCTACCTGCTGCCGGTGCCGTTGCCGCCCACCGTCACCGGGCTGGTTCTGGGCATGGTGATGCTGAACGCGGCGTTGCTTCTGACGGTGGTCCGGTCCAACCGGCTGCGCCGTCTGGAATGGGCGGCGGCCGAGGCCGAGCGCCGGACCAAGGAGGAATTGGCCGCCAGCCGTGCCATGCTGGAGACCATGTTCATGGCGGCCCCCCTGCCGCTGGTGGTCACCGCGCGGGCCGACGGGGCGATTTTGCGGGCCAACCAGGCGGCCTACCGTTTCTTCGGCGGCGACCCGGCGGCGTTGGGCATCGAAACCATGGCCGAGATCTACAGCGACCCGCTGCAGCGCGGCGCCCTGCTGAAGGAGATGGAGCGCTGCGGGCGGGTGGACGGGTTCGAAGCGCGGGTGCGGCTGGCCGGCGGAGACCTGCGCGACGTGCTGATCGCGGCATCCCCCATCGTGGTGAACGGGGAGGAACAATTGATGGCCGGCGTGGTGGACATCACCAGCCGCAAGGAGATGGAGGCGCACCTGGAACGGCTGGCCACCACCGATCCCCTGACCGGGCTGGCCAACCGCTACCGTTTCTTCGGCGTGGCGGAGCAGGAAATCACGCGTGCCGCCCGCTATGACCGCCCGCTGGCGGTGCTGATGGCCGATCTCGACCATTTCAAGCGCATCAACGACACCTGCGGTCACGAGGCCGGGGATTACGTCCTGACCGCCTTTGCCGCCCTGTGCCGCCAGATCCTGCGGCCCAGCGACCAGATCGCCCGCTTCGGGGGGGAGGAGTTTGCCCTGCTGCTGCCGGAAACCGGCCTGCCGGGTGCCGTGGCCCTGGCCGAACGGCTGCGGGCGGCCACGGAAACCCTGTCCGTGCCCGACGGCCGGCTGCGGGCCAGCACCAGCATCGGCGTGACCGTGGTGCATCCCGGCGAATCGTCGGTCGATACGGCGCTGTCCCGCGCCGACCGGGCGCTCTACGCCGCCAAGCAGGGCGGGCGCAACCGCGTCTGCGTGTCGGACGAGGACGCGGTGGCGGAAACGGCGGGGGAGTAA
- the modB gene encoding molybdate ABC transporter permease subunit yields the protein MLDGFSLALTPDEVTVILLSLRVAGWAVVWSLPPAILAAWVLARCSFPGKTLFDGFVHLPLVLPPVVVGYILLLVLGTRGPVGGFLYHWFGIRLIFTTTGAIVAVAVCSFPLMVRAIRLSIEAIDTGLESAARTLGAGPIDRFFTITLPLMLPGVLSGSIVAFAAALGEFGAVITFASNIPGQTQILPLAIYAATQTPDGDAMAARLSLIALVIALAALMASEIAASRVKTMIGR from the coding sequence ATGCTTGACGGCTTTTCCCTGGCCCTGACGCCGGACGAGGTGACGGTGATCCTGCTCAGCCTGCGTGTCGCAGGCTGGGCGGTGGTCTGGAGCCTGCCGCCGGCCATCCTCGCCGCCTGGGTGCTGGCGCGCTGCTCGTTTCCCGGCAAGACCCTGTTCGACGGCTTCGTCCATCTGCCGCTGGTGCTGCCGCCGGTGGTGGTGGGGTACATCCTGCTGCTGGTCCTGGGCACGCGGGGGCCGGTGGGGGGATTTCTGTACCACTGGTTCGGCATCCGCCTGATCTTCACCACCACCGGGGCGATCGTGGCGGTGGCGGTGTGTTCGTTCCCGCTGATGGTGCGGGCCATCCGCCTGTCGATCGAGGCCATCGACACCGGGCTGGAATCCGCCGCGCGCACGCTGGGCGCCGGCCCCATCGACCGCTTCTTCACCATCACGCTGCCGCTGATGCTGCCGGGCGTGCTGTCCGGGTCCATCGTTGCCTTTGCCGCGGCCCTGGGGGAGTTCGGGGCGGTGATCACCTTCGCCTCCAACATTCCGGGTCAGACGCAGATCCTGCCGCTGGCGATCTATGCCGCGACCCAGACCCCCGACGGCGACGCCATGGCGGCCCGGCTGTCGCTGATCGCTCTGGTCATCGCACTGGCGGCGCTGATGGCCTCGGAAATCGCCGCCAGCCGCGTCAAGACCATGATCGGACGCTGA
- the modA gene encoding molybdate ABC transporter substrate-binding protein, which yields MAIRNALPRLRTNDGQPAPVARPSFLRTVSRRAAAALMAGALTAGVVVFSAPGAAQAQDVLVMAAASMKNAVEKIGGQFQAKTGIKVTPSFAASSALAKQIENGAPADIFASADLEWMDYLEKRSLIDPKTRINLLGNDLVIVAPKDSTATVDLKPGVDLVALLGDGRLATGDPSNVPVGKYAQAALTKLGVWDKVEPKLARADNVRAALALVSRGEAPLGIVYRTDAAVDKGVKIIATFPKDTHPAIIYPAAVTAATKNPNAQLFFSYLKSGEALAVFAEFGFVPLTNAGQ from the coding sequence ATGGCGATCCGCAACGCCCTGCCGCGCCTTCGCACCAACGACGGACAGCCCGCCCCTGTGGCCCGCCCGTCCTTTCTGCGTACGGTGTCCCGCCGCGCCGCGGCGGCCCTGATGGCCGGCGCGCTGACCGCCGGTGTGGTGGTCTTCAGCGCTCCCGGCGCCGCCCAGGCCCAGGACGTGCTGGTGATGGCCGCGGCGAGCATGAAGAACGCGGTGGAAAAGATCGGCGGCCAGTTCCAGGCCAAGACCGGCATCAAGGTCACGCCTTCCTTCGCCGCGTCCTCGGCGCTGGCCAAGCAGATCGAGAACGGCGCCCCCGCCGACATCTTCGCATCCGCCGATCTGGAATGGATGGATTACCTGGAAAAGCGGTCGCTGATCGACCCGAAGACCCGGATCAACCTGCTGGGCAACGATCTGGTCATCGTGGCGCCCAAGGATTCCACCGCCACGGTCGATCTGAAGCCGGGCGTCGATCTGGTGGCGCTGCTGGGCGACGGGCGTCTGGCCACCGGCGATCCCTCCAATGTGCCGGTGGGCAAGTACGCCCAGGCGGCCCTGACCAAGCTCGGCGTGTGGGACAAGGTGGAACCGAAGCTGGCCCGCGCCGACAACGTGCGCGCCGCCCTGGCCCTGGTCAGCCGCGGCGAGGCGCCGCTGGGCATCGTCTACCGCACCGACGCGGCGGTGGACAAGGGGGTGAAGATCATCGCCACCTTCCCCAAGGACACCCACCCTGCCATCATCTATCCGGCCGCCGTCACCGCCGCCACCAAGAACCCCAACGCCCAGCTTTTCTTCAGCTATCTGAAGTCGGGCGAGGCGCTGGCGGTGTTTGCGGAGTTCGGCTTCGTCCCGCTGACCAATGCCGGCCAGTGA
- a CDS encoding DUF882 domain-containing protein produces MQAGDETVQAPELGRRRFLSFGLAAASALLLPTVFAAPRSAEAAVPAGTSVRRLNLHNINTGENFNDVYWANGAYRQDALRKLDVLLRDHRAGAVQKFDPRLFDILSQLHGRMESSQPFQVICGYRSRKTNAVARRRSRGVAKDSYHTRAMAIDVHLPDRNLKGLMQEAKQLHAGGVGYYPRSNFVHVDTGPVRTW; encoded by the coding sequence ATGCAGGCTGGTGACGAGACTGTCCAGGCGCCCGAGCTGGGACGCCGCCGTTTTCTGTCCTTTGGACTCGCCGCAGCCTCCGCCTTACTCCTTCCGACGGTGTTCGCAGCGCCCCGCAGCGCCGAAGCGGCGGTCCCGGCCGGGACGTCCGTCCGCCGGCTTAATCTGCACAACATCAACACCGGCGAGAATTTCAACGACGTCTACTGGGCCAACGGCGCCTATCGCCAGGATGCGCTGCGCAAGCTGGACGTCCTGCTGCGCGACCACCGCGCCGGGGCGGTGCAGAAATTCGACCCCCGCCTGTTCGACATCCTGTCCCAGCTTCACGGGCGGATGGAATCGTCCCAGCCGTTCCAGGTCATCTGCGGCTACCGCTCGCGCAAGACCAACGCCGTGGCCCGCCGCCGGTCCCGCGGGGTGGCGAAGGACAGCTATCACACCCGCGCCATGGCCATCGACGTCCACCTGCCCGACCGCAACCTGAAGGGTCTGATGCAGGAGGCCAAGCAGCTCCATGCCGGCGGCGTGGGCTATTACCCCCGCAGCAACTTCGTCCATGTGGACACCGGGCCGGTCCGCACCTGGTAA
- a CDS encoding L,D-transpeptidase family protein — MMIGLKPWRMAVTLAVLAIVPESSWAAGFRDTLAGWAGRLDAAAATAEAAPPVTATRIPPGTALKKGTDGDRVPQLVQRLTELGYMKPEQQTALFDDTVDAAVRAFQLSQNLKADGVVGGATRIALNRTPADSVRSMRQSAEAMRNLLATMPDSVLLVNLPSQTVTLVRDNAEVMTMRSVVGRPSRETPLLQDRITHIIVNPTWTVPPTVLKEDKLPMLRARGTPGISNATVYLDGEPVPPEVVDWTQVTPGRVRIVQQPGDHNALGRFRFNLTNPYNIYLHGTNEPRLFDRDLRTVSSGCVRLQDARALAEVLLAEVNVTPQRIDAILAKGTTEWIKVKPLEVRFVYWTATVAPDDSIQLHPDVYDMVEDAPQRAAAAAPPRSGA, encoded by the coding sequence ATGATGATCGGGCTTAAGCCGTGGAGGATGGCGGTGACACTGGCGGTTCTGGCCATCGTGCCGGAATCGTCGTGGGCGGCAGGGTTCCGTGATACGCTGGCCGGGTGGGCCGGCCGTCTTGATGCCGCCGCCGCCACGGCGGAAGCGGCCCCGCCGGTGACCGCCACCCGCATTCCGCCGGGCACCGCCCTGAAGAAGGGCACGGACGGCGACCGGGTGCCCCAGCTGGTCCAGCGGCTGACCGAGCTGGGCTATATGAAGCCGGAGCAGCAGACGGCCCTGTTCGACGACACGGTGGATGCCGCGGTGCGGGCGTTCCAGTTGTCGCAGAACCTGAAGGCCGACGGCGTGGTGGGCGGGGCCACCCGCATCGCGCTGAACCGCACGCCGGCCGATTCCGTCCGGTCCATGCGCCAGAGCGCCGAGGCCATGCGCAACCTGCTGGCCACCATGCCGGATTCGGTGCTGCTGGTGAACCTGCCCAGCCAGACGGTCACCCTGGTCCGCGACAACGCGGAGGTGATGACCATGCGCTCGGTGGTGGGGCGGCCGTCGCGCGAAACCCCGCTGCTGCAGGACCGCATCACCCACATCATCGTCAACCCCACCTGGACCGTGCCGCCCACGGTGCTGAAGGAAGACAAGCTGCCCATGCTGCGCGCCCGCGGCACGCCGGGCATTTCCAACGCCACCGTCTATCTGGACGGCGAACCCGTCCCGCCCGAGGTGGTGGACTGGACCCAGGTCACGCCGGGCCGGGTGCGCATCGTGCAGCAGCCGGGCGACCACAACGCGCTGGGCCGGTTCCGCTTCAACCTGACCAATCCCTACAACATCTACCTGCACGGCACCAACGAGCCGCGGCTGTTCGACCGCGACCTGCGCACGGTCAGCTCCGGTTGCGTGCGGCTTCAGGACGCCCGCGCCCTGGCCGAGGTGCTGCTGGCCGAGGTGAACGTCACGCCCCAGCGCATCGATGCCATCCTGGCCAAGGGCACCACGGAATGGATCAAGGTGAAGCCGCTGGAGGTGCGTTTCGTCTATTGGACCGCCACCGTCGCGCCCGACGACAGCATCCAGCTTCACCCCGACGTCTACGACATGGTGGAGGACGCCCCCCAGCGCGCCGCCGCCGCCGCGCCCCCGCGGTCGGGGGCGTAA